The stretch of DNA tctggtgacttggtcagatgtaaaaggtccaatttaattaaaaaaaaaaaattggtcagctgaaacacgagaacagaggtaaaaggggatacctttacatctggcgaatgtcagatgtaaaaagcgtaaacttactacttctcgtacgtctacctctgactggggtcagatgtaaaatggggttttggccagatgtaaaaagtgttttctgtactagtgaCTTCATTCCTCCCGAATTTTCACGAATGGCTGGCCGATTTTctttatgttatttttctaaaatatattgtGGAAAGATAACACCGCTATTAGTCTTTGTGTGTCTATTACACAACAAGACTAGAACCTAATCACCGCTCACTCTAAACCATTAGAATGTGAAGCAATATTCAACTTCTAGCTTGACCCTCTTTGATAAGTATTTTACTCCTTGTGGTCCTTAAGAAATCAAAGTTCAGAAATTTTTTGCAAAGTTAGATGGCATCTACTAGATGTAACTTCAAGCAATGAACAATGCTAACTCTCTGTCTTGTGATTGTATTATTGTATAGTTAACTTCCTTAATCCTTACccgtttattataaaaaaacctAAACCAATTTTTCTATATCCATAAATTATATATGGTGATTAATTAGAACGTAGGCACTTATTTGTTGAACTATATGGTGTTATTCATATTCTTGGTTGATGCTGAAAAATCCATGGGAGGTACAGTACGGTGCGGTTGGCAGTGGTAGAAGAAAATgagtttttgaaaataaaaattaaaaaaaaaaacaccgtAAAGAATAAGGGAATAATGTAATAGAGAAcacaagagaaaaaataaaatacgcGTGTCAAACAAAAAGGACATAAAACAGGCAAGTTGTGTGTCACGTCATTCAGTACATTCTCGTGATGTTAATTTTCGGGATATTAAGCATTTCCCTTTCAAATTACTTTCCTTGAAATTTAAAGGCATGTTCATAATTACATGATTTTGACGTGGCTCCAAAATACTTCGATATAACGAATTTAACAACAGAAAATATTATAGAAGTAAAATATATGTAGGGATTGAAACCCTTGATATGTTAActaaactatttgacaaaatatattgaaatattatagCCTATATAGGAGGAAAACATATTGGTACTTGTTTGTCTTAAATGACACTAATTGAAAAACttaacatcattttttttaagcaacttAACATCATTTTTTGAATAACAAAAAAACTTAACATCATTTTTATATGTGTGAATTTCATGTGGTATTTATCATTCCGTCTAAGAAAGatgaacaatttattttataaagtataaaaaaatatccCTCGATTAAATCAACATGCATAACAAATCTATCGTTAAAATATCAGTTGTTAATTTATCAAGAATGATAAAATGCCTTAGTTTATCTTGTAGAGCAAGAGTtcaatttaaaagaaattaacataaaatagaaataaatgaaCAACTACATACTTAACCATACTTTTTCTTGAACTTTAACAAACAGAAAAGCCAAAAAGTCCAAAAAGATATCTTTAATTATCACCAATTAACCGACCACTTTTCCATAATAAGTATATATAGAACTAAGCAACCAATATGTGACATATAAATTCATTGAAATTATGTGatacaaacaaatttttatactCACTAATTTTCAAATTCCATTTTTTTAGAGTTTGGCCGGTGTTATAAGTGGCCCAAATCAATTCATGTTCTCCACTCTTACTTTATATTTAAATGATTATTTACCTTACATTATGCCCCACCACCAAACACCACCTCTACCACTCTTCCTTGCTCACATGGAGGAATAATTCATTAGCTTCCAGACAATTCAAATAAAGCACACCAATGACAGCTAAGTTTGCCACTAAAATGACTTGATTGGATATGCATGGATATATATGTTGTACACATAGCCATATTGCCTTTATCCCTTTTATATTGAAATAATATGTCATTTCTCCCATGATAATTATTTACCCTCTAATTTATACTATGTACATAGTTCTtaatgtagttttttttcttttcattaataCATAATAAGAGTAATATAGTATTGATAAATAAAGAAGGGTAATGtagtaaaattattattctatttatttattttaaatattacaccttttttttttatctaaataaaatgatcaaatagaGCTCTGTTTGACAATATCGAATTTTGAGTTTATATCTTCTAACTTATAAACtcgtattacaaaaaaaaataatattttttaacattttttcttatacgagtttatagtttatttttatttgcttaaaaCTTATTAGCATATCAATTAGCTGATACCTTATAATCTtacttgaaaataaataaatatttattaaaactttcatttttttttgaaaggatgtcattttatatttataaattaattcaaccgctaattttataaaaatacagcATATATATGATCGGTTAGTTATAAATTCATTCGCTATAAACTAATTTATCGACTatatccattattttttttccaaagatTAAATCGAAAATGTATTGGGATAGAGGTAGTGCTATaactaaattattaaataagtCTTAATTACAACACATTAGTGTACTACAGTACATAACAAGTTTGATCAGCTATAAATAGAACTCATTAGATAAGTCTTCTTTGCTATACTTTCCTCATTTGAAACATTTTCCATATCTTATTCTCTCCACTATCTTCAAAGGTTCCCCTAGAAACTTCTGAAGAATATGGCTGGCATAGCATTTGGAAGGTTTGATGATTCTTTTAGCTTTGGGTCAATTAAGGCCTATATTGCTGAGTTCATCTCAACTTTGCTCTTTGTTTTTGCTGGTGTTGGTTCAGCCATAGCCTATGGttagttttttcttctttacaagACAATTCAACCTAACATCACAATGTCTTAACTCTTAACATTAACACCCTTTTATTACtagaaaaatattagttttcaCATTAAAGTTAAATTGTTGAAGAAAACTAAagcaagaaaaaaataaaattagtgaaAGATTTTGTTATTAAATGTTAGAGACATCAAAATTGGAGATCGATTTAATTTTGTAAGTTGGTAATTCGTCAAAAATTTAGAGACATAAAGAGACAAAGTATATATTTACTTATGTCAATAAGTGTTAAAGACGTCAAGTGACTCTCAGACCGTGTGTAGTTCTCGGTCTTTTTCTATACAGTTTCTGACAGGAGTTAACTCTTCACTCCAGCCCTAAAGTATTTTGCGAGGCCCCCGATCTCTATTTTGGGGACCAATTTCGTTTATTCTATCTCTAATAATTgtcaaaatttcaatttctcTTTTTAAATTGAGAAGgaagaaattattattaattaaaatgacattAATCATTATTTTACAATAGTCTTAAATATAACATTTGAATTTTATCTCATGGAATATAGATATAAAACTCTTACCACTAAACTGACACTAATGGACTACGAGCATTTCAATTGTAACAGTGgataacaaaaaatgaaaacagagAAAATAAGTAGTTGATTTCCTTTTTTGAATAACAAAGATTATTAAATATCTTTGACTCAATTTATAGGTAAGTTGACATCAGATGCAGCACTTGATCCAGCTGGTTTACTAGCGGTTGCTGTTTGCCACGGTTTTGCATTGTTTGTTGCTGTTTCAGTTGGTGCAAACATTTCTGGTGGTCATGTTAACCCTGCTGTCACTTTTGGATTGGCTGTTGGTGGACAGATCACCATCATCACTGGTATCTTCTACTGGATTGCTCAGCTTCTTGGTTCCATAGTTGCATGTTATCTTCTTCAGTTTGTCACTGGAGGCTTGGTAAGTTTAACTTCAAACTTCACTATCTACTAGTTACAGGGCTTATCCATATATGGTCATGTGTTCTATTTCTGACTCATGCGTATAGAAATGTACTATTTAGGAGAGATAACTCTTAAATATGTTCTAGATCTTCGAAGTGGTTTGTCCCTTTGCGCATGCAAAGAATATCTTAATAAAAAAGgcttttttttaagttaattgGATCTCATGGGGTGAGAATTGTGCATTTGATGCAGTCTCATGATACAGATCGTTGGATCAAGATCAAATTACTCATTGAATCCAACTTTGATAAGTCGAGTCCAAAATACAAAGTCACGATGTGAACCATCAACCATCTAATCTTGATCCAACTATCGAGTACAATGACACTAGTATTAAATATGGTGTCCAAATCCTTTGTTAAGATTATTTTAATGTACTAAAACTAATACTATATACAAAGTCCAAGAATAAAACGAATATCATAACGATGTGATTCGGATTCCCTGCTGTAGGGAATGCCACAGTTCCATGCAGTAATTAATAAAATCGTTGATTTAAGATCGAACGATCTAAATCAAAtattcaaaaatcaattttaacaaTTGATTATGATCGGACGGACTACTGCATGACGCAGTAACCGCTGTTCCGAAAATGATGAGTCTTCATAATTGTTAAGATTATGATAATGTACTAAAACTAATATTgtgatttgttgttgataggaaACTCCAATCCACAGTGTGGCAGCTGAAGTAGGACCAATTGGAGGAGTTGTTACTGAAATAATCATAACATTTGGTTTGGTATACACAGTTTATGCCACAGCAGCTGACCCAAAGAAAGGTGCAATAGGCACAATTGCACCCATTGCAATTGGTTTCATTGTTGGTGCAAACATATTGGCAGCAGGCCCATTCTCTGGTGGATCAATGAACCCAGCAAGATCTTTTGGGCCTGCAGTTGTTAGTGGTAA from Trifolium pratense cultivar HEN17-A07 linkage group LG5, ARS_RC_1.1, whole genome shotgun sequence encodes:
- the LOC123885462 gene encoding aquaporin TIP2-1-like, with amino-acid sequence MAGIAFGRFDDSFSFGSIKAYIAEFISTLLFVFAGVGSAIAYGKLTSDAALDPAGLLAVAVCHGFALFVAVSVGANISGGHVNPAVTFGLAVGGQITIITGIFYWIAQLLGSIVACYLLQFVTGGLETPIHSVAAEVGPIGGVVTEIIITFGLVYTVYATAADPKKGAIGTIAPIAIGFIVGANILAAGPFSGGSMNPARSFGPAVVSGNFHDNWIYWAGPLIGGGLAGLVYGNLFIHSEHAPLSSDF